One region of Trinickia violacea genomic DNA includes:
- a CDS encoding FHA domain-containing protein, producing MSPDDVPIAEMQTPLARRVDIVLRPISHPEFGEIRIESDLFAVGRAETPFASARAEVVAELSRRHARIFFEHGVAYIADLDSKNGTTVNGVEVRQKPHPLHNGDEIRFASVLAYRVELMPCVAPPAPQSIVVTLTPERDDLDLQPIVITGFPFLISKADDTFARYKGTYPHQVNYVSRRHAHIFLRDGDVFVEDLGSTNGTFVGGKRLDESALALRDGETLAFGGNHFVYRAEVRRGPVADPTVTKMKAGGESTERSAEAKAEPSAQPAQPAIDPERTTFVGTAHSFLDIFCVDPALKQEDEVNPDASQAQALKHEAKPRHRRTGDRFTRFVSELSEALGGSGELDLRRWGRWGGAALAALGVLVMALYVRNAPQRDIHALLDAGRYASATETADRYLARHPGDAAFQAAGTEALMKAMVPEWLAAVKAQEFDRAHSIVAGMKTLAQHNADAQPLVAEIGWMGDLEAYWAARGGAEAPIRLFKDEPVISSLVERWNDDPDPNQHALDRIASFVPEFAASYGDTLSHLRKLESDDSVYGAAAERLKTAIDKALSDDRLESLPALLDDYSERYPRLTGFDSVRSDLRQYQQIESDARAGNTQAVAAELKQLRFATPPFQARVAKLEKLATSSSASHGAGASAEASSSADTASHETGDGHDARPSP from the coding sequence ATGTCTCCTGACGACGTTCCGATTGCCGAAATGCAGACGCCGCTCGCGAGGCGTGTCGATATCGTGCTCAGGCCGATATCGCATCCCGAGTTCGGCGAAATCCGCATCGAGAGCGACTTGTTCGCGGTGGGGCGCGCGGAGACGCCGTTCGCGTCGGCGCGCGCCGAGGTCGTCGCGGAGTTGTCGAGGCGGCATGCGCGAATTTTCTTTGAGCACGGCGTCGCCTATATCGCGGATCTCGACAGCAAGAACGGGACGACGGTGAACGGCGTCGAGGTGCGTCAAAAACCGCATCCGCTGCACAACGGCGACGAGATCCGCTTCGCGAGCGTCCTCGCCTATCGCGTCGAGCTGATGCCGTGCGTGGCGCCGCCGGCACCGCAATCCATCGTCGTCACATTGACGCCCGAGCGCGACGACCTCGACCTGCAGCCGATCGTCATCACCGGCTTTCCGTTTCTGATCAGCAAGGCCGACGACACGTTCGCGCGCTACAAGGGCACGTATCCGCATCAAGTGAACTATGTGTCGCGCCGTCACGCACACATCTTTCTGCGCGACGGCGACGTCTTCGTCGAGGATCTCGGCAGCACGAACGGCACATTCGTCGGCGGAAAGCGCCTCGACGAAAGCGCGCTGGCGCTTCGCGACGGCGAGACGCTTGCATTTGGCGGCAACCATTTCGTCTATCGTGCAGAGGTCCGTCGCGGACCCGTTGCCGATCCGACCGTGACGAAGATGAAGGCGGGGGGCGAGAGCACCGAACGTTCGGCCGAAGCAAAAGCCGAACCGTCCGCGCAGCCCGCACAGCCCGCGATCGATCCGGAGCGCACGACGTTCGTCGGGACCGCGCACTCGTTTCTCGACATCTTCTGTGTCGACCCGGCGTTGAAGCAGGAAGACGAAGTGAATCCGGACGCCTCGCAGGCGCAGGCGCTCAAGCACGAAGCGAAGCCGCGCCATCGCCGGACGGGCGATCGCTTCACGCGTTTCGTCTCCGAGCTGAGCGAGGCGCTTGGCGGCAGCGGCGAACTCGATTTGCGGCGTTGGGGCCGATGGGGCGGCGCGGCGCTCGCGGCGCTCGGCGTGCTCGTCATGGCGCTGTACGTGCGCAACGCGCCGCAGCGCGATATCCACGCGCTGCTCGACGCGGGGCGCTACGCCTCGGCGACGGAAACGGCGGACCGCTATCTCGCAAGGCATCCCGGCGATGCGGCGTTTCAGGCGGCGGGCACGGAGGCGTTGATGAAGGCGATGGTGCCCGAGTGGCTCGCGGCGGTGAAAGCGCAGGAGTTCGACCGCGCGCACTCGATCGTCGCCGGCATGAAAACGCTCGCGCAGCACAACGCCGATGCCCAGCCGCTCGTCGCTGAGATCGGCTGGATGGGCGACCTCGAAGCGTATTGGGCCGCCCGCGGCGGGGCCGAAGCGCCGATCCGCCTCTTCAAGGACGAACCCGTGATCAGTTCGCTCGTCGAGCGCTGGAACGACGACCCCGACCCGAACCAGCACGCGCTCGATCGGATCGCTTCGTTCGTGCCCGAATTCGCGGCGTCGTACGGCGATACGCTGAGTCATCTGCGCAAGCTGGAAAGCGACGACTCGGTGTATGGGGCGGCGGCCGAGCGGTTGAAGACCGCGATCGACAAGGCCCTTAGCGACGATCGTCTCGAGTCGCTGCCCGCGCTGCTCGACGATTACAGCGAACGCTATCCGCGGCTGACGGGATTCGATAGCGTGCGCAGCGATCTGCGCCAATACCAGCAAATTGAGAGCGATGCGCGCGCCGGCAATACGCAGGCCGTCGCCGCTGAATTGAAGCAGCTCCGTTTCGCGACGCCGCCGTTCCAAGCACGCGTGGCGAAGCTCGAAAAGCTCGCGACAAGCTCCTCAGCTTCGCATGGGGCCGGAGCTAGCGCCGAAGCGTCAAGTTCGGCAGACACTGCTTCGCATGAGACAGGAGACGGCCATGACGCCAGACCGTCCCCCTAA
- a CDS encoding lecithin retinol acyltransferase family protein, with translation MSLDLQLADADTAQAVRHAAPAELALGAHLVTQRAGYSHHGIYVGNGKVIHYSGLCTSLHRGPVEEVTLERFAAGHQIVIVHDRQTRYSGVEAVERARSRLGENDYRLLTNNCEHFCTWCVCGKGRSEQVRACVLHPATAARAVTGMCHALIAARRAARRQYVQCAACVLQAA, from the coding sequence ATGAGCCTCGATCTTCAACTCGCCGATGCCGACACCGCCCAAGCGGTTCGCCACGCCGCGCCAGCTGAACTCGCACTCGGCGCCCATCTCGTCACGCAGCGCGCCGGCTACAGCCATCACGGCATCTACGTAGGCAACGGCAAGGTCATTCACTACTCCGGTCTTTGCACGTCGCTGCATCGCGGTCCGGTCGAGGAAGTCACGCTCGAACGTTTCGCGGCAGGCCATCAAATCGTCATCGTGCACGACCGTCAAACGCGTTACTCGGGCGTCGAAGCAGTCGAACGCGCGCGCTCCCGTCTCGGCGAAAACGACTACCGGCTGCTGACGAACAACTGCGAACACTTCTGCACGTGGTGCGTGTGCGGCAAGGGCCGCAGCGAACAAGTCCGCGCCTGCGTCCTGCATCCCGCAACGGCTGCCCGCGCCGTGACCGGAATGTGCCACGCGCTGATCGCTGCTCGCCGCGCCGCGCGCCGCCAATACGTTCAATGTGCCGCTTGCGTCCTGCAAGCCGCTTGA
- a CDS encoding sigma-54 interaction domain-containing protein, translated as MKLFDPHGLGSSAVSYAGLLEKIEILRSTLRWAPRLERAEIEKLLNQSNTLRDEVLQLSRKERFVEAAEREPEALRAADLSAHQRRQALLDRSFVFEGTFGDNPKLLAALEIAEKAAPTDLPVLIDGESGTGKELMAKVIHANGSRADRPYISVNCGAIPDNLLESELFGHKKGAFTGASNDRKGKFESAHTGTIFLDEIGELPLSGQVKLLRVLEAHEIQRVGSDQAIAVDTRIVAATNRNLRQMSEEGLFREDLFYRLSVIHLTLPALRERRDEIPLLFAYFGDEAAEALKRRPIKMTPKLRDFLLNYAYPGNIRELRNLIYRVSCLAGDMADIGHLPEDIQPKAAGAVGTHAEAVGVDGSAMPAGVPAFAPASLAEAKRAASDEAERAFLERGLQETGGTVAELARRCEMNRSHLQMLLKKHGIRSKDFRHQEAAGKPR; from the coding sequence ATGAAACTCTTCGACCCACATGGCTTGGGCAGCTCGGCGGTCTCCTACGCGGGGCTGCTCGAGAAGATCGAGATCCTGCGCTCGACGCTGCGCTGGGCGCCAAGGCTCGAACGCGCCGAGATCGAGAAGCTGCTGAATCAGTCGAACACGCTGCGCGACGAAGTCTTGCAACTGTCGCGCAAGGAGCGCTTCGTGGAAGCGGCCGAACGCGAGCCCGAAGCGCTGCGCGCGGCGGACTTGAGCGCGCATCAGCGCCGCCAGGCGTTGCTCGATCGCAGCTTCGTCTTCGAAGGGACGTTCGGCGACAACCCGAAGCTGCTCGCGGCGCTGGAGATCGCGGAAAAAGCGGCGCCGACCGATCTGCCCGTGTTGATAGACGGGGAGAGCGGAACCGGGAAGGAACTGATGGCGAAGGTCATTCACGCGAACGGGTCTCGCGCGGATCGGCCGTATATCTCGGTCAACTGCGGCGCCATTCCCGACAACCTGCTCGAATCGGAGTTGTTCGGCCATAAGAAGGGGGCGTTTACCGGCGCGTCGAACGATCGCAAAGGCAAATTCGAAAGCGCGCATACGGGTACGATCTTTCTCGACGAGATCGGCGAATTGCCGTTGAGCGGGCAGGTGAAGCTGCTGCGCGTGCTCGAAGCGCACGAGATTCAGCGGGTGGGATCGGACCAGGCGATTGCGGTCGACACTCGGATCGTCGCCGCCACCAATCGTAACCTGCGGCAGATGAGCGAGGAGGGCCTCTTTCGGGAGGACTTGTTCTATCGCTTGAGCGTGATTCACTTGACGCTGCCCGCCTTGCGCGAGCGGCGCGACGAAATCCCCTTGCTGTTCGCTTACTTCGGCGACGAAGCCGCGGAAGCGCTCAAGCGCCGGCCGATCAAGATGACGCCCAAGCTGCGCGACTTCCTGCTCAACTACGCGTACCCCGGCAATATCCGCGAGCTGCGCAATTTGATTTATCGCGTGTCGTGCCTCGCGGGCGACATGGCGGATATCGGGCATCTTCCCGAAGATATTCAGCCCAAGGCTGCCGGCGCGGTGGGGACTCACGCCGAGGCGGTGGGTGTCGATGGCTCGGCAATGCCCGCGGGAGTGCCCGCATTCGCGCCCGCGTCGCTGGCTGAAGCGAAGCGCGCGGCGAGCGACGAAGCCGAACGCGCGTTTCTCGAACGCGGGTTGCAGGAGACGGGCGGCACCGTCGCGGAGCTCGCGCGGCGCTGCGAGATGAACCGCTCACATCTGCAAATGCTGCTGAAGAAGCACGGCATCCGCTCGAAGGACTTTCGGCATCAAGAGGCCGCGGGGAAACCTCGCTAA
- a CDS encoding peptidase domain-containing ABC transporter, with protein MDAQAPAPSAASTAGSTAQSLADFLSSVELLSPFSREELERLASEMQTRTFAFGDTICLRGESADGLFIVRTGSVRLFTEEHGKETSLGVRKAGEVFAEIAVLREYWHEASVRASSKVELLFIARSAFAPLIAENPAALSFVTSYVAISSAGGFVARLFDLRGKLNKSELEEYVSSVGVKRVAAGKEIIKQGSREDLRLYVVRQGEVRIVRSEDGVDYPLATLGAGEIFGERACVLRQEQQASVTASADTRLLVIPEKTVHFILERNPKLREVLEERIRFVDRELQRQKKLAARRKRPAILDLATEPEFGEKVIKRFALVEQAEEMDCGAACLAMVCRHYGIPMTLGKLRELANVTTQGATLESLARTGESLGFTTRGVQCTFDAMLGFELPFIAHWEGYHYIIVYGMSKRWVRVADPALGFRKLSVEEFERGWGGTCLLFTASETTTEQAASRSPWVRFIGYLAPYKKILAHLFLATFVIQLLGVVPPLIIQNILDGVVVHQNVGLLNLLILGLVISNLFTQLMITIRAHLSNFMVRNLDFSMMSQFFKHTMSLPFSFFAKRKTGDVFARFQENQTIRAFLTESTVTTALNLLMIFIYFTIMFLYNVKMTLLLIAFVIPIMALTALATPRIKRYAREVFSASTEAKSLLMETLGGIETVKGMGIERPVRLKWERKYAKALEIQYRAQAFNILVGLGSQLLNAATTIVILWVGASLVLAQEMSIGQLIAFNAFMGSVLAPLMGLVGLWSLMNDAAVAMERLGDVLDIEPEQKPSDFASRVLLPDLQGDISLDGVYFRYGGGETPYVLENISLDIKQGEMIAIVGRSGSGKTTLAKLLVGFYTPTEGKIVVDGYDLNVIDQAFYRAQIGYVMQTNLVFSGTIAENIACGDASPDRRRIEEVAKMADAHAFIAKMPLGYEQVVGERGMGLSGGQIQRLCIARALYHDPRLLVFDEATSSLDTQSESNILANMQDILKGRTAVIIAHRLSTIMRADKILVLYEGAIAEQGRHDELVARQGMYYQLVQKQLSAA; from the coding sequence ATGGACGCACAAGCACCGGCCCCGAGCGCAGCCTCGACTGCCGGCTCAACCGCTCAATCGCTGGCGGACTTCCTCTCGTCGGTCGAGCTGCTGTCGCCGTTTTCGCGCGAAGAGCTCGAGCGTCTCGCGAGCGAGATGCAAACGCGCACGTTCGCGTTCGGCGACACGATCTGTCTTCGCGGCGAAAGCGCGGACGGGCTCTTCATCGTCCGCACGGGGTCGGTGCGTCTCTTCACCGAGGAGCATGGCAAGGAGACGAGCCTAGGAGTGCGCAAAGCGGGCGAGGTGTTCGCCGAGATCGCTGTATTGCGCGAGTATTGGCACGAAGCGTCGGTGCGGGCGTCGTCGAAGGTCGAACTGCTGTTCATCGCACGTAGCGCGTTCGCGCCACTGATCGCAGAGAATCCGGCGGCGCTTTCGTTCGTGACCAGCTATGTCGCGATCAGCTCGGCGGGAGGCTTCGTCGCTCGGCTCTTCGATCTGCGCGGCAAGCTCAACAAGAGCGAACTCGAAGAGTATGTGTCGAGCGTCGGCGTGAAGCGCGTCGCGGCCGGCAAGGAAATCATCAAGCAGGGCTCGCGCGAAGACCTGCGCCTGTACGTCGTGCGCCAAGGCGAAGTGCGCATCGTGCGCAGCGAGGACGGCGTCGACTATCCGCTCGCCACGCTCGGCGCAGGGGAGATTTTCGGCGAGCGGGCCTGCGTGCTGCGCCAGGAGCAGCAGGCGAGCGTGACCGCCAGCGCCGATACGCGGCTCCTCGTGATTCCCGAGAAGACGGTTCACTTCATCCTCGAGCGCAACCCGAAGCTGCGCGAGGTGCTCGAGGAGCGCATCCGTTTCGTGGATCGCGAACTGCAGCGGCAGAAAAAGCTCGCGGCACGCCGCAAGCGCCCGGCGATTCTCGATCTCGCGACGGAGCCTGAATTCGGCGAGAAAGTCATCAAGCGCTTCGCGCTCGTCGAGCAGGCCGAGGAGATGGATTGCGGCGCCGCGTGCCTCGCGATGGTCTGCCGTCACTACGGCATACCGATGACGCTCGGCAAGCTGCGCGAGCTCGCCAACGTGACGACGCAAGGCGCGACGCTCGAAAGCCTCGCGCGCACGGGCGAATCGCTCGGCTTCACGACACGCGGGGTGCAATGCACATTCGATGCGATGCTCGGCTTCGAGCTGCCGTTTATCGCGCACTGGGAGGGCTACCACTACATCATCGTCTACGGCATGAGCAAACGCTGGGTGCGGGTGGCGGACCCGGCGCTCGGTTTCCGCAAGCTCTCCGTCGAGGAATTCGAGCGCGGCTGGGGCGGCACCTGCCTGCTATTTACCGCGAGCGAGACGACGACTGAGCAAGCCGCGTCGCGCTCGCCGTGGGTGCGCTTCATCGGCTACCTCGCGCCGTACAAGAAGATCCTCGCGCACCTTTTCCTCGCGACGTTCGTGATTCAGCTGCTCGGCGTGGTGCCGCCGCTCATCATTCAGAACATCCTCGACGGTGTCGTGGTCCACCAGAACGTGGGCCTGTTGAATCTGCTCATCCTCGGCCTCGTGATTTCGAATCTGTTCACGCAGCTCATGATCACGATTCGCGCGCATCTGTCGAACTTCATGGTGCGCAATCTCGACTTCTCGATGATGTCGCAGTTCTTCAAGCACACGATGTCGCTGCCGTTCTCGTTCTTTGCCAAGCGCAAGACCGGCGACGTGTTCGCGCGCTTCCAGGAGAACCAGACCATCCGCGCGTTCCTGACCGAATCGACCGTCACCACGGCGCTCAATCTGCTGATGATCTTCATCTACTTCACGATCATGTTTCTCTACAACGTGAAGATGACGCTGCTCCTGATCGCCTTCGTGATTCCGATCATGGCGCTCACCGCGCTCGCGACGCCTCGCATCAAGCGCTATGCGCGCGAGGTGTTCTCGGCGTCGACCGAGGCGAAGTCGCTGCTGATGGAAACGCTGGGCGGCATCGAGACGGTGAAGGGCATGGGGATCGAGCGGCCGGTGCGGCTCAAGTGGGAGCGCAAATACGCGAAGGCGCTGGAAATCCAGTATCGCGCACAGGCCTTCAACATCCTCGTCGGGCTCGGCAGTCAATTGCTGAACGCGGCGACGACCATCGTGATCCTGTGGGTCGGCGCCAGTCTCGTGCTCGCGCAGGAAATGTCCATCGGCCAGCTCATTGCGTTCAACGCGTTCATGGGCAGCGTGCTCGCACCGCTGATGGGGCTCGTCGGCCTGTGGAGCCTGATGAACGACGCAGCGGTGGCGATGGAGCGCCTCGGCGACGTGCTCGATATCGAGCCGGAACAGAAGCCGTCGGACTTCGCCTCGCGCGTGCTGCTGCCGGATCTGCAGGGCGACATCAGTCTCGATGGCGTGTATTTTCGCTATGGCGGCGGCGAAACGCCCTATGTGCTCGAAAACATCAGCCTCGATATCAAGCAGGGCGAGATGATCGCGATCGTCGGCCGCAGCGGTTCCGGCAAGACGACGCTTGCGAAACTGCTGGTCGGCTTCTATACGCCGACCGAGGGCAAGATCGTCGTCGACGGCTACGACCTGAACGTGATCGATCAGGCGTTCTATCGCGCGCAAATCGGCTACGTGATGCAGACGAACCTCGTGTTCTCCGGAACGATCGCTGAAAACATCGCGTGCGGCGATGCCAGCCCGGACCGCCGGCGCATCGAGGAGGTCGCGAAGATGGCCGACGCCCATGCGTTCATCGCGAAGATGCCGCTCGGCTACGAGCAAGTCGTCGGCGAGCGCGGCATGGGGCTCTCGGGCGGGCAGATTCAGCGCCTGTGCATTGCGCGCGCGCTGTATCACGACCCGCGGCTGCTCGTGTTCGACGAGGCGACGTCGTCGCTCGATACGCAATCGGAGAGCAACATCCTCGCGAACATGCAGGACATTCTCAAGGGACGCACGGCGGTCATCATTGCGCACCGGCTCTCCACGATCATGCGTGCGGACAAGATCCTCGTCCTGTACGAAGGCGCGATCGCCGAACAAGGCCGGCACGATGAACTCGTCGCGCGCCAGGGCATGTATTACCAATTGGTCCAGAAGCAATTGAGCGCCGCATGA
- a CDS encoding PP2C family protein-serine/threonine phosphatase — protein sequence MLTQFNWTSASRTDVGLVRAINEDACLDLPAHGIWAVADGMGGHSAGDVASRMIVDALAAIVVPPNLADFVASARAELQRVNRTLRDEAAARRVRTIGSTVAALIASGSQCGLLWAGDSRIYLYRRAQLRQLSRDHSQVEELKAQGYLTAEEAVDHPAHHLITRAVGAADWLELDEQRVEINDGDMFLLCSDGLSNEVDETGIVSALAGGDCRQATEALVEMALQEGGRDNISAIVIRADDPYAADKTLVNPALP from the coding sequence ATGCTGACTCAGTTCAATTGGACGTCGGCCTCGCGCACCGATGTGGGCCTCGTGCGCGCGATCAACGAGGACGCCTGCCTCGATCTGCCCGCGCACGGCATCTGGGCCGTCGCCGACGGCATGGGCGGCCATTCGGCCGGCGACGTCGCGAGCCGGATGATCGTCGATGCGCTCGCGGCGATAGTCGTGCCCCCAAACCTCGCGGACTTCGTCGCCTCCGCGCGCGCCGAACTGCAGCGTGTGAACCGCACGCTGCGCGACGAAGCCGCCGCGAGGCGCGTGCGCACGATCGGCAGCACCGTGGCCGCGCTTATAGCCAGCGGCAGTCAGTGCGGGCTGCTGTGGGCCGGAGACAGCCGCATCTACCTCTACCGGCGCGCGCAGTTACGGCAGCTCTCGCGCGATCACAGCCAGGTGGAGGAATTGAAGGCGCAGGGCTATCTGACCGCCGAAGAGGCCGTCGATCATCCGGCGCATCACTTGATCACGCGCGCCGTCGGCGCGGCCGATTGGCTCGAGCTCGACGAGCAGCGCGTCGAAATCAACGACGGCGATATGTTCCTGCTGTGCAGCGATGGTCTTTCGAATGAAGTCGACGAAACCGGCATCGTGAGCGCGCTGGCCGGCGGCGATTGCCGGCAAGCGACGGAAGCGCTCGTCGAGATGGCGCTGCAGGAAGGCGGACGCGACAACATCTCGGCTATCGTGATCCGCGCCGACGATCCGTATGCGGCGGATAAAACACTCGTGAATCCGGCGTTGCCCTGA
- a CDS encoding HlyD family secretion protein: MPKPLKPPKPLKPLKPLSEALEDHSAEGIAILTSQPLRLIEATVIVMVALVLSALVWSCIGRADVIVSAPGALAPESEVRRIYAPVDGELADIYIAEGQPVKKDDVIGRINARGAIEAATNALDARLKLDDAEREWQQFPAKKQLMERKADALKQQIDVETHLHENRIAEGTSKLAQSQKAQLDEARSNIDNAQHARDLAKEEQDKFQRLFSTPGGGGVSQTQVEEKKSASLQAENNLRIAQARLAQLEAQQSHDFSQAKAQLEGSSETLTNLRIEYDATVREIANTEDKLRLQVQTARLAADAAARIRFENIDKDNFLLVLAPVSGVITDVTTTQPGDKIQANTPLGGIAPANARSVVKVEISEQDRAFLHEGLPVKLKFNAFPYQRYGVVSGTLEYISPATKPSVATKLPVYEGRVTLDRDYYSVAGTKYPLRYGMTATAEIVVRERRLIDFALDPFRQIAG, from the coding sequence ATGCCCAAGCCGCTGAAACCGCCGAAACCGCTCAAGCCGTTAAAGCCGCTGAGCGAAGCGCTCGAAGACCACAGCGCGGAAGGCATCGCGATCCTGACCTCGCAGCCGCTGCGGCTCATCGAGGCCACCGTCATCGTGATGGTGGCGCTCGTCTTGTCGGCGCTCGTGTGGTCGTGCATCGGGCGCGCGGACGTGATCGTCTCGGCGCCGGGCGCGCTCGCGCCCGAATCGGAAGTGCGCCGCATCTATGCGCCCGTCGACGGCGAACTCGCGGACATCTATATCGCCGAAGGCCAGCCCGTGAAGAAGGACGACGTGATCGGCCGCATCAACGCGCGCGGCGCGATCGAAGCGGCGACCAATGCGCTCGACGCGCGTCTCAAGCTCGACGACGCCGAACGCGAATGGCAGCAGTTCCCGGCGAAGAAGCAACTGATGGAGCGCAAGGCCGACGCGCTCAAGCAGCAGATCGACGTGGAAACGCATCTGCACGAAAACCGCATCGCCGAGGGCACGAGCAAGCTCGCGCAATCGCAAAAGGCGCAGCTCGACGAAGCGCGCAGCAACATCGACAACGCACAGCACGCGCGCGATCTGGCGAAAGAGGAGCAGGACAAATTCCAGCGCTTGTTTTCGACGCCGGGCGGCGGAGGCGTGTCGCAGACGCAAGTCGAAGAAAAGAAGAGCGCGTCTCTCCAAGCCGAGAACAACCTGCGGATTGCGCAGGCGCGGCTCGCGCAATTGGAAGCGCAGCAGAGCCACGATTTTTCACAGGCGAAGGCGCAGCTCGAAGGCAGCAGCGAGACGCTCACGAACCTGCGCATCGAGTATGACGCGACGGTGCGCGAGATCGCGAACACCGAGGACAAGCTGCGCCTGCAAGTGCAGACCGCGCGCCTTGCCGCCGACGCGGCCGCGCGCATCCGCTTCGAGAACATCGACAAAGACAACTTCCTGCTCGTGCTGGCCCCCGTCTCGGGCGTGATCACCGACGTCACGACCACGCAGCCCGGCGACAAGATTCAGGCGAATACGCCGCTCGGCGGCATCGCGCCCGCGAATGCGCGGTCGGTGGTCAAGGTGGAGATCTCGGAGCAGGACCGCGCGTTTCTTCACGAGGGGCTGCCCGTCAAGCTGAAGTTCAACGCGTTTCCGTATCAGCGCTATGGCGTCGTGAGCGGCACGCTCGAATACATTTCGCCGGCGACGAAGCCTTCCGTCGCGACGAAGCTGCCGGTCTACGAAGGCCGCGTCACGCTCGATCGCGATTACTACTCGGTCGCCGGCACGAAGTACCCGTTGCGATACGGGATGACGGCCACCGCCGAGATCGTGGTTCGCGAACGCCGCCTGATCGATTTCGCGCTCGATCCGTTCAGGCAGATCGCAGGATAA
- a CDS encoding peptidylprolyl isomerase produces MTAIVRIDDEVIGTDDFVRMLKLTGQFEGLVEQQVRERLTVHAAKKLGIRVTPEEIQERADQFRRVRNLHRAADMNRYLDVFGISLDEFETFITDTLYQEKMLDKVCNDGAVEAYFKLNSPKFDAIEVSHIVLESEGQAKEMMSILSDDPDSFEEMAREHSIADTRERGGVIGKVLRGSLKTGIEAKVFNAQAGDLLGPFEAPDGAFFEIFSVRAKYPATLDQDVASEVRRLLREDWLAARAQEHIIEAR; encoded by the coding sequence ATGACGGCCATTGTGCGCATCGATGACGAGGTGATCGGAACCGACGATTTCGTTCGCATGCTGAAGCTGACCGGGCAATTCGAGGGCCTCGTCGAGCAGCAGGTCCGCGAGCGGCTCACGGTCCACGCGGCGAAGAAGCTCGGCATTCGCGTCACGCCCGAAGAGATCCAGGAACGCGCCGACCAGTTCCGCCGCGTGCGCAATCTGCATCGCGCCGCCGACATGAATCGCTATCTCGACGTGTTCGGCATCAGCCTCGACGAGTTCGAGACGTTCATCACCGACACCTTGTACCAGGAAAAAATGCTCGACAAGGTGTGCAACGACGGCGCGGTGGAAGCGTATTTCAAGCTCAACTCGCCGAAGTTCGACGCGATCGAAGTGAGCCATATCGTGCTGGAATCCGAGGGGCAGGCCAAGGAGATGATGTCGATCCTCAGCGACGACCCGGACAGCTTCGAAGAGATGGCGCGCGAGCATTCGATCGCCGATACGCGCGAGCGCGGCGGCGTCATCGGCAAAGTGTTGCGCGGATCGCTGAAGACCGGCATCGAAGCCAAGGTGTTCAATGCGCAAGCCGGCGATCTGCTGGGGCCGTTCGAGGCGCCGGACGGCGCGTTCTTCGAGATCTTCTCGGTCAGGGCCAAGTATCCGGCCACGCTCGATCAGGACGTCGCCTCCGAAGTGCGGCGCCTGTTGCGCGAGGACTGGCTCGCCGCGCGGGCGCAGGAACACATCATAGAGGCGCGTTGA